A genomic region of Roseofilum reptotaenium CS-1145 contains the following coding sequences:
- a CDS encoding 16S rRNA (uracil(1498)-N(3))-methyltransferase, with translation MTQWQRVAIAPEQLDNDIIRLTPQQQHYLYRVLRLQPGDRFIALMQPEWWLSELCDLETAQRLEMIPMQTELAIAITLIVALPKNGFEEIIRCCTELGVMEIIPVISDRTLLKPRPQKLERWRRIATESAEQCERQHIPTIADPLSFTQAIQTSHIHPYLAVTRISAPHLLTLPLPSPSEAILIATGPEGGWTPQEVEGATIAGFQPISLGQRILRAVTAPVVALSLLAGHYEIN, from the coding sequence GTGACACAATGGCAACGGGTGGCGATCGCCCCAGAACAACTGGATAACGATATAATCCGGCTGACTCCCCAGCAACAGCATTATTTGTATCGAGTGCTGCGTTTGCAACCGGGCGATCGCTTTATTGCCTTGATGCAACCGGAATGGTGGTTAAGTGAACTGTGCGATCTAGAAACTGCTCAACGGCTAGAAATGATTCCCATGCAAACGGAATTGGCGATCGCCATTACCTTAATCGTGGCTTTACCCAAAAACGGTTTTGAAGAGATTATCCGCTGTTGTACTGAATTAGGAGTGATGGAAATTATTCCTGTAATTAGCGATCGCACGCTCCTCAAACCCAGACCCCAAAAACTCGAACGGTGGCGACGCATTGCCACGGAATCTGCTGAACAATGCGAACGCCAACATATTCCCACCATTGCCGATCCTCTATCCTTTACCCAAGCTATACAAACGTCCCATATCCATCCCTATCTTGCCGTTACCCGTATTAGCGCTCCTCATCTGCTCACTCTTCCCCTACCCTCTCCTAGCGAAGCTATTTTAATCGCCACCGGGCCAGAAGGCGGCTGGACTCCCCAAGAAGTTGAAGGAGCCACTATAGCTGGATTTCAACCCATTTCCCTCGGTCAACGTATCCTGAGAGCAGTAACCGCCCCCGTCGTCGCCCTATCTTTACTCGCTGGACACTATGAGATTAATTAA
- a CDS encoding LON peptidase substrate-binding domain-containing protein: MTSSSSIAVRELPLFPLPEVVLFPGRPLPLHIFEFRYRMMMNTVLDTDSRFGVLMWNPVKNEAAAVGCCAEIVNHQRLPDDRMKILTLGQQRFRVLEYVREKPYRVGLVEWIEDEPTDRDLRSLGTQVEQLLKDVVHLSSKLTGQEIELPDNIPTLPVELSYWVASNLYGVAAEQQALLEMQSTTERLEREMEILTSTRNHLAARTVLKDTLKE, translated from the coding sequence ATGACATCTTCTTCCTCCATCGCCGTTCGAGAATTGCCTCTGTTTCCCTTACCTGAAGTCGTCCTTTTTCCAGGGAGACCCCTACCCTTACATATCTTTGAGTTTCGGTATCGGATGATGATGAATACCGTTCTCGACACAGATAGTCGGTTTGGGGTATTAATGTGGAACCCAGTCAAAAATGAAGCCGCTGCTGTTGGTTGCTGTGCGGAAATTGTTAATCATCAACGTTTACCCGATGACCGCATGAAGATCCTTACCCTGGGACAACAACGGTTTCGGGTTTTAGAATATGTGCGAGAAAAACCCTATCGCGTAGGGTTGGTAGAATGGATAGAAGATGAACCGACAGATCGAGACTTGCGATCTTTGGGCACTCAGGTAGAACAATTACTCAAAGATGTGGTTCACCTATCTTCTAAATTGACGGGTCAGGAAATTGAGTTACCCGATAATATCCCCACCCTTCCAGTTGAATTATCTTATTGGGTCGCCAGTAATTTATATGGTGTGGCGGCTGAACAACAAGCTTTATTAGAAATGCAAAGTACAACTGAACGACTGGAGCGGGAAATGGAAATTCTCACCTCGACTCGTAATCATTTGGCTGCCCGTACGGTACTTAAGGATACGTTGAAGGAATAA
- a CDS encoding mechanosensitive ion channel codes for MNFTGQSINIDLSIPEDASWTQAQDLLDPFLQAPASEPAIPVPGLSSISGSIPQWWSLVSTIAIAAAILVGGFLVAWAISGVAEGLLKRTKIDNKLAAWVSGTSDSGAAPPIEKWVGSAIFWLIMLVVFVGVLDSLDLEIVSQPLNTLLNQVFGFVPQIVSAGILLALAWVLATIVKLAVLRGLNLLNLDQRLESQVVEEGTTAPVSVSSTLANAMYWFVFLLFLPSILSTLQLEGTLQPVQALLNQILLILPNILGAILIGAAGWLVATIVRRIVTNLLMVSGADRMGDRFGLSGGGATHGLSWIAGTIAYVLILIPFAIAALNALKIEAISTPAISMLEMIMGYVPLAFTAAIILVIAYIGGKFVSDLVTNVLTGFGFDNLFYWLGLQQEPYATAPPPEAGDSDLPLPPPPSDFRTPSEIVGMVVLIAILLFATVTATDVLGLEALTLIVGAIIQIASQVLAGVVVFAIGLYFANLAFKVIDSSGSRQGHMLAQAARIAIIILVAAMALRQMGIAPDIVNLAFGLLFGAVAVAIAIAFGLGGRDIASSQIQEWLSSFKDDSKN; via the coding sequence ATGAATTTTACTGGGCAAAGCATCAACATTGATCTGTCAATACCAGAGGATGCCAGTTGGACGCAAGCACAGGATCTATTAGATCCCTTCTTGCAAGCCCCAGCCTCTGAGCCGGCAATACCGGTTCCTGGTTTGAGTAGCATCTCTGGTTCAATTCCCCAATGGTGGAGTTTAGTCTCGACTATTGCTATTGCTGCTGCTATTTTAGTTGGCGGATTTCTGGTCGCTTGGGCAATTTCCGGAGTTGCGGAAGGACTGCTAAAACGCACGAAAATCGACAATAAATTAGCTGCTTGGGTTTCTGGGACAAGTGATTCGGGTGCCGCCCCACCGATTGAAAAATGGGTCGGTTCAGCCATTTTCTGGCTGATTATGTTAGTGGTGTTTGTAGGGGTTCTAGATTCTCTGGATCTAGAAATCGTTTCCCAACCCCTGAATACCCTGCTCAACCAAGTTTTTGGCTTTGTGCCTCAGATTGTTAGTGCAGGTATTCTCTTAGCCCTTGCTTGGGTACTGGCAACGATTGTGAAACTGGCAGTTCTGCGAGGATTAAACCTTCTCAATCTCGATCAACGCTTAGAATCTCAAGTGGTTGAGGAGGGAACAACTGCGCCCGTTTCCGTCAGCAGTACCTTGGCGAATGCCATGTACTGGTTTGTATTTCTGTTATTTTTACCCTCGATTCTGAGTACCTTACAGTTAGAGGGAACCCTGCAACCCGTACAAGCTCTGCTCAATCAAATTCTGCTGATTTTACCCAATATTTTGGGTGCGATTTTGATTGGCGCAGCCGGTTGGTTAGTCGCAACTATTGTCCGTCGCATTGTAACCAATTTACTCATGGTTAGTGGGGCCGATCGCATGGGCGATCGCTTTGGATTATCCGGTGGAGGCGCAACCCATGGATTATCCTGGATTGCTGGGACGATCGCTTATGTATTAATTCTGATTCCCTTTGCGATCGCTGCCCTTAACGCCCTCAAAATCGAGGCGATTTCCACACCTGCCATCAGTATGCTGGAAATGATTATGGGCTATGTGCCCTTGGCGTTTACTGCGGCTATCATCTTGGTTATTGCCTACATTGGAGGTAAATTTGTCTCTGATTTAGTTACCAATGTTTTAACTGGATTTGGGTTTGATAATCTCTTCTATTGGTTGGGGTTGCAACAAGAACCGTATGCTACTGCTCCACCACCAGAAGCAGGAGACTCGGATCTACCTCTTCCTCCCCCTCCCTCTGACTTCCGCACCCCTTCAGAAATTGTGGGTATGGTGGTTTTAATTGCAATTCTGCTATTTGCCACTGTTACCGCGACCGATGTTTTAGGACTTGAAGCATTGACGCTGATTGTGGGCGCAATCATTCAAATTGCCAGTCAAGTTTTAGCCGGTGTGGTTGTATTTGCGATCGGTTTATACTTTGCGAATCTGGCGTTTAAGGTGATTGACAGTTCGGGTAGTCGTCAAGGACATATGTTGGCTCAAGCTGCCCGCATTGCCATTATTATTTTGGTGGCGGCGATGGCGTTGAGACAGATGGGAATTGCCCCAGATATTGTGAATCTAGCCTTTGGATTATTATTTGGAGCGGTTGCTGTGGCGATCGCCATTGCTTTCGGATTAGGGGGTCGTGATATTGCTTCCTCCCAAATCCAAGAATGGTTATCCAGCTTTAAGGACGACTCTAAAAACTAA
- the rpsJ gene encoding 30S ribosomal protein S10 produces MATLQQQKIRIRLKAFDRRLLDTSCEKIVDTANRTNATAVGPIPLPTKRRIYCILRSPHVDKDSREHFETRTHRRIIDIYQPSSKTIDALMKLDLPAGVDIEVKL; encoded by the coding sequence ATGGCAACTCTACAACAACAAAAAATCCGCATTCGCCTGAAAGCATTCGATCGCCGTCTCCTCGATACCTCTTGCGAAAAAATTGTCGATACCGCTAACCGCACCAACGCTACAGCAGTTGGCCCCATTCCCTTACCGACTAAGCGCCGAATCTACTGTATCCTGCGATCGCCTCACGTGGATAAGGACTCACGGGAGCATTTTGAAACTCGTACCCACCGTCGAATCATTGATATTTATCAACCGTCCTCTAAAACGATTGATGCTTTGATGAAACTGGATCTACCGGCTGGTGTAGATATCGAAGTGAAACTGTAA
- a CDS encoding histidine phosphatase family protein, producing the protein MTTRVILVRHGQSTYNAQQRIQGRLDHSVLTEQGKADAKLVAAALQDLPLDAIYSSPLQRARQTAEEIVAHLGSSLTIESPETLLEVDLPLWQGMLRKEVQTQFAQEYQVWKQQPEAFKMVISTPEGPKEHYPVLAMHEQAKRFWQDLLAKHQGQTVLVVAHNGINRCLLSTALNISPAYYQSILQSNCGISVLNFAGGWGEEAQLESMNLTNHLGVALPKFNKPEGIRLLLVRHGETQWNRDKRFQGVKDIPLNETGKEQGRKAGEFLKDVHLDFAVSSPLLRPKETAELILEAHPGVELQLNPLLAEISHGLWEGMLESEIEADYPGMLAEWQNSPETVQMPEGENLQQVWDRAIAAWSSILESAKPGTTGIVAAHDAINKAIVCHLFNLDPQYFWHFKQGNGAVTVIDYPYGAQSKPMLKCHNITSHLNSGILDRTAAGAL; encoded by the coding sequence ATGACTACCCGTGTTATCCTCGTCCGCCACGGTCAAAGCACTTATAATGCCCAGCAACGTATTCAAGGTCGGCTTGATCACTCCGTACTAACGGAACAAGGTAAAGCCGATGCTAAGTTAGTAGCCGCTGCGCTTCAAGACTTACCCCTAGATGCTATTTATTCGAGTCCCTTGCAACGCGCTCGACAAACGGCTGAAGAAATTGTGGCTCATCTTGGTTCATCCCTCACTATCGAAAGTCCAGAGACCTTATTAGAGGTCGATCTACCCTTATGGCAAGGGATGCTTAGAAAAGAAGTACAAACCCAATTCGCCCAAGAATATCAGGTTTGGAAACAACAACCGGAAGCCTTCAAAATGGTGATTTCTACCCCAGAAGGGCCAAAAGAGCATTATCCAGTACTAGCTATGCATGAGCAAGCTAAACGGTTTTGGCAAGATCTATTAGCCAAGCATCAGGGACAAACGGTATTAGTCGTGGCTCATAATGGGATTAATCGCTGTTTGTTGAGTACAGCGCTGAATATTTCTCCAGCTTATTATCAATCTATACTACAGTCGAATTGTGGTATTAGTGTCCTGAATTTTGCTGGCGGTTGGGGAGAAGAGGCACAATTAGAATCGATGAACCTCACCAATCATTTAGGAGTTGCCTTACCGAAATTTAATAAACCGGAAGGAATTCGCTTGTTGTTGGTGCGTCATGGCGAAACCCAATGGAACCGGGATAAACGCTTTCAAGGGGTGAAGGATATTCCCTTAAATGAAACGGGAAAAGAACAGGGACGCAAAGCGGGCGAGTTTTTGAAAGATGTGCATCTAGATTTTGCTGTTAGTAGTCCATTATTGCGCCCCAAAGAAACAGCAGAACTAATTTTGGAAGCTCATCCTGGAGTTGAGTTACAGCTTAATCCTCTCTTAGCAGAAATTAGTCATGGCTTGTGGGAGGGGATGTTAGAGAGTGAGATTGAAGCCGATTATCCTGGGATGTTAGCCGAATGGCAAAATTCGCCGGAAACGGTGCAAATGCCGGAAGGAGAGAATTTACAGCAGGTTTGGGATCGGGCGATCGCCGCTTGGAGCAGTATTCTCGAATCCGCTAAACCAGGTACCACTGGGATCGTTGCCGCTCACGATGCGATTAATAAGGCGATCGTTTGTCATTTATTTAATTTAGATCCTCAATATTTCTGGCACTTTAAACAAGGGAATGGTGCAGTCACGGTGATTGATTATCCCTATGGCGCTCAGAGCAAACCCATGCTCAAATGCCACAATATTACCTCTCACCTCAATTCTGGCATTCTTGACCGTACGGCAGCCGGTGCATTATAA
- the tuf gene encoding elongation factor Tu, which produces MAREKFERNKPHVNIGTIGHVDHGKTTLTAAITMTLGAAGQAKAKKYEDIDAAPEEKARGITINTAHVEYETENRHYAHVDCPGHADYVKNMITGAAQMDGAILVVSAADGPMPQTREHILLARQVGVPNLVVFLNKKDQVDDDELLELVELEVRELLSSYDFDGDNIPIVAGSALEAVETMSKKPDAQRGENEWIDAVWKLMDEVDSFIPTPERDVDKPFLMAVEDVFTITGRGTVATGRIERGKIKINEEVEIVGIKDTRKTIVTGVEMFKKSLDEGMAGDNAGLLLRGMKKEDIERGMVLAKPGSITPHTEFEAEVYVLKKEEGGRHTPFFPNYRPQFYVRTTDVTGTITSFTADDGSDAEMVMPGDRIKMNVELINAIAIEQGMRFAIREGGRTIGAGVVAKILK; this is translated from the coding sequence ATGGCACGCGAAAAATTTGAACGCAATAAACCTCACGTTAACATTGGTACGATTGGTCATGTTGACCATGGTAAAACAACCCTGACGGCTGCTATTACCATGACCTTGGGCGCTGCTGGCCAAGCCAAAGCCAAGAAATACGAAGACATTGATGCTGCTCCAGAGGAGAAAGCACGGGGAATTACCATCAATACCGCTCACGTGGAATATGAAACGGAGAACCGTCACTATGCTCACGTGGACTGTCCTGGACATGCTGACTATGTGAAAAACATGATCACTGGGGCAGCGCAAATGGATGGTGCGATTCTGGTGGTTTCTGCGGCTGATGGCCCCATGCCTCAAACCCGTGAGCATATTCTCTTAGCTCGTCAGGTGGGTGTTCCTAACTTGGTGGTGTTCTTGAATAAGAAAGACCAAGTGGATGACGATGAATTGTTAGAGCTGGTTGAGCTGGAAGTACGGGAACTGCTCAGTAGCTATGACTTTGATGGTGATAATATTCCCATTGTTGCTGGTTCTGCCCTGGAAGCAGTGGAAACGATGTCCAAAAAACCTGATGCTCAACGGGGTGAAAATGAATGGATTGATGCGGTTTGGAAGTTAATGGATGAAGTGGATAGCTTTATTCCGACTCCAGAGCGGGATGTGGATAAACCCTTCTTAATGGCGGTGGAAGATGTGTTCACGATTACCGGTCGGGGAACGGTGGCAACCGGACGGATTGAACGGGGTAAAATTAAAATCAACGAGGAAGTGGAAATCGTTGGTATTAAAGACACTCGTAAAACAATCGTAACTGGTGTGGAAATGTTTAAGAAATCTCTGGATGAAGGGATGGCGGGTGATAATGCCGGTCTTCTGCTTCGGGGGATGAAAAAAGAGGATATTGAACGGGGTATGGTTTTGGCTAAACCCGGTTCAATTACTCCTCATACTGAGTTTGAAGCTGAAGTTTATGTGTTGAAAAAAGAAGAAGGTGGCCGCCATACGCCCTTTTTCCCTAACTATCGTCCCCAGTTCTATGTACGGACAACGGACGTAACCGGCACTATTACCTCATTCACCGCAGATGATGGTAGTGATGCAGAAATGGTAATGCCCGGCGACCGGATTAAAATGAACGTGGAATTGATCAATGCGATCGCTATTGAACAAGGAATGCGTTTTGCTATCCGTGAGGGAGGCCGTACCATTGGTGCTGGTGTGGTCGCTAAGATCCTTAAATAG